In the Theobroma cacao cultivar B97-61/B2 chromosome 1, Criollo_cocoa_genome_V2, whole genome shotgun sequence genome, one interval contains:
- the LOC18611421 gene encoding L-type lectin-domain containing receptor kinase IX.1, which produces MANLFCCLWSFPCFLAFLFLLHYVNSIHFKISRFDPEAIDIVYEGDARPYVGAVDFNSVSYLCRVGRVSYAQSVPIWDSGTDKVADFITHFSFIIDTLNRSTSLYAAGLAFFLAPVGFEIPPNSAGGFLGLFNTTTSDSPRNQIVLVEFDTFPNPQWDPPVQHVGINTTSISSAKYTPWNFSLYSGKTADTWISYNATTNNLSVTWNYRNTTFSQLNFSLSHHIDLKQILPEWVKVGISAATSHFQEGHRLVSWEFSSSLEIKKTKGKNVKNIKLIVVLSVLGILMTVVSISFVFFRRWKKVKEEREERTNLSSINDDLERGAGPRRFSYGDLVVATNNFSNQRKLGEGGFGAVYKGYLSDIDTAVAVKKIARGSRQGKKEYITEVTIICRLRHRNLVQLIGWCHDGGNFLLVYELMSNGSLDSYLFGKKAPLTWPLRYKIAYGLASAVLYLHEEWEQCVVHRDIKSSNIMLDSGFNVKLGDFGLARLMDHELGPLTTGLAGTLGYMAPEYIRTGRASKASDVYSFGVVALEIATERRSVDPKKKISHVSLVEWVWHLYGSGNLLSAVDERLHTEFDGKQIERLMMVGLWCAHPDSNLRPSIRQAIQVLDFDVALPNLPLNMPIPTYHEPVATASSSSNEPFLTNSSLEVGR; this is translated from the coding sequence ATGGCCAACCTCTTCTGTTGCTTATGGAGTTTCCCTTGCTTCCTCGCCTTcctgtttcttcttcattatgttaattcaatTCACTTTAAGATATCTCGTTTCGACCCTGAGGCAATTGACATTGTCTATGAGGGAGATGCACGACCTTATGTTGGTGCTGTAGACTTTAACAGCGTATCTTATCTGTGTCGTGTTGGTCGAGTTTCCTATGCCCAGAGTGTGCCAATCTGGGACTCTGGGACTGACAAGGTTGCCGACTTCATCACTCATTTCTCCTTCATTATTGATACTCTAAATCGTTCTACTTCTCTGTATGCAGCGGGGCttgctttctttcttgctCCCGTTGGATTTGAAATCCCACCTAATTCCGCGGGTGGATTTCTAGGCTTGTTTAACACCACAACAAGTGATTCACCTCGGAACCAAATTGTTCTAGTTGAGTTTGACACTTTCCCCAACCCTCAATGGGATCCTCCAGTTCAGCATGTGGGGATCAACACTACTTCAATTTCTTCAGCTAAGTACACCCCATGGAATTTTAGTTTGTACAGTGGGAAAACTGCTGATACATGGATTTCTTATAATGCTACTACTAACAATTTGAGCGTCACATGGAATTATCGAAACACTACATTTTCTCAACTCAACTTCAGTCTTTCTCATCATATTGATCTGAAGCAAATCTTACCTGAGTGGGTCAAGGTTGGAATTTCAGCTGCTACAAGTCATTTTCAAGAGGGGCATCGACTTGTATCTTGGGAATTCAGCTCGAgtttagaaataaagaaaacaaaaggaaagaacGTAAAAAACATCAAATTGATCGTAGTCCTATCAGTTCTGGGCATTTTAATGACAGTTGTCAGCATATCATTTGTGTTTTTCAGGAGGTGGAAGAAggtgaaagaagaaagagaagaaagaacaaaCTTAAGTTCCATCAATGACGACCTTGAAAGAGGAGCAGGACCGAGAAGGTTTTCTTATGGTGATCTTGTTGTAGCTACCAACAACTTCTCAAACCAGAGAAAGTTGGGTGAAGGAGGATTTGGTGCCGTTTACAAAGGCTATCTTAGTGATATAGATACGGCAGTTGCAGTGAAGAAAATCGCAAGGGGCTCAAGACAAGGGAAAAAGGAGTACATTACTGAAGTGACGATCATTTGTCGGTTGAGACACCGTAATCTGGTGCAACTCATTGGTTGGTGCCATGATGGAGGCAATTTCTTACTTGTCTATGAGCTCATGTCAAATGGTAGCCTTGACTCTTACCTTTTTGGCAAGAAAGCTCCTCTCACGTGGCCTTTGAGGTACAAAATAGCTTATGGCTTGGCCTCTGCAGTGCTCTATTTGCACGAAGAGTGGGAGCAATGCGTGGTGCATCGTGACATCAAATCGAGCAATATAATGCTAGATTCTGGTTTCAACGTCAAACTTGGTGACTTTGGATTGGCACGGCTTATGGACCATGAGCTAGGTCCTCTGACAACAGGGCTGGCGGGGACATTAGGTTATATGGCCCCGGAATACATAAGGACAGGCAGAGCAAGTAAAGCCTCGGATGTATATAGTTTCGGTGTGGTTGCCTTAGAAATTGCCACGGAGAGAAGGTCAGTGgatccaaagaaaaaaatttcacatgTTAGTTTGGTAGAATGGGTTTGGCATCTTTATGGAAGTGGAAACCTTCTTTCGGCTGTTGATGAAAGGCTGCATACGGAGTTTGATGGAAAACAAATAGAGCGTTTGATGATGGTTGGACTATGGTGTGCTCATCCTGATAGCAATCTGAGACCTTCAATCAGGCAGGCAATTCAGGTTCTTGATTTTGATGTGGCACTGCCAAATCTGCCGTTAAACATGCCTATTCCTACGTATCATGAACCTGTGGCAACAGCATCAAGCAGTTCTAATGAACCTTTTTTAACTAATTCGAGCCTTGAAGTGGGTCGTTAA